Part of the Xiphophorus couchianus chromosome 2, X_couchianus-1.0, whole genome shotgun sequence genome, aaaattaccatagacataaaaatatatctCTCTTTGGGTTCCGAATCTATATAATAACGAGTTTCCCCATTTGAACAgaattattaaagtaaatttactttttgataACGTTATAATTTCGCGATGTGCACCTGGATAAGTAcaacagcagaaataataaGCAGCACAGCTTTAGGCAGCAGTTAAAAGCAGAAGATCTGTACCTGGACCTGAATGTGGTTTGATGACGTTCAGTTCAGAGTAAAGCTCCTTCACAACATCTGACCGGTCTTCAAACGGTCGCGCCGTGACGTGGCTCTTCCACTTTCTGAAACCAAACTGATTCACAGACCAAATTATAAATTTCCCAGCCCTTTACACTCTGGTAACTCTAACCTGCAAGAAAACCCCTCGCTGTCTCACCCTGTAGTTGTTGACCAGCTTGTTAGCCTCCACTTCATTCTCCACTCTGATGGCTCTCTTGCTCTGTATCTCCTCCCAGCTGTCTTCACAGACATGCTGGCTCGCACCTGCAGCAACAAGCATGACACTGACCAGTTAACACTTGCTAACCTGCTGGGAAACGCTGCTCATATGTAACATTCTGGTACATAAGACCTACAAGCGGCTGCGGGACATAAGGAGTGATGTGGAGACGGAGTGTGTGTGGCATCAGGTAGTTGGGTCTCCTGCAGTCCGTCATGGATCTCCTCATGATTGTAACTCGTATGAGGATCAAGAACACATGAAGGATCTGTAACACCAGAGAGGAGATTGTTTTACTGCATTTAGTCACGACAAACACTGAATGTACTGGAACAGCGAAGACCAAACAGGaggttcttttatttttttcccatttgtaTGGCGTCAGAATGTCACATCTTACTCGTTAATAATTATAAGGTCATATGTATTTCGATAGACAATACAGACAAAACAGTACCAACACCATTACTAGATTAGAACAAAAATCTTGACTTCCCCTTTTGTCAAGATATCAGTGCTCACTCATTTTAACCTAGAGCCTAGTTTTGGTTCctatttctgtgttgttgtCTGGGCTTCATAAGGTGAATGAGGAAATATGACAGGCAGAGTAGCATGTTGGTGATTTTAGTCAGTGAATATGACAATTTGGGGGTTACATCTAAAAACCTCCCTGTAGTGATTTTGTTAATTCTGTAACatataacaaatataaacatttgctAAACGTGTGTTTTTGCTTCAATCCCCTTGATGATCACGTTAACTaagcaaattcaaaaatatactttttaatttaagtcgctgttgtgatttaaattttttattattattattgttttagcAATATTCgttttgtaagatttttttttccttgactAGCATAAGAAATGGTAATATTGAATAGTTAAGTCGGTAGTTTGTGCAGCTATTTGTGTCACAGTTAATACCATCCAAACAGCCACACTGGGGGAAAACCTACTAATTAATACAATGTGACTGTCTGTCTGCATTAGTGCTCTGCTCCCGCAAACTGGTAAATAGCGATTGAAAAATAAGCAGTAAAATGAAGATGGAGAATGCTGAAGACATCCACTTTTATTAGTGATGAAATCTGCAGGTTATAATAAAGTTTTAAGTCGAAGGAAGCCAAATATACTCATGATCCGCTCACCCTGCGACTGTTCTGCGGTCTTTCTCCTCCGGCTGGTCGAGTCTGAGCTGCGTGTGGACGACAGAGACATTTCTCCCAGTAAAACCAGTCACCCTCACCACTAACCCATTCACTCTCCGCAAGCACAAGCCTTCATATTCTCTGGATCAGGCGCCGCTGTCGCCCCGCTTCTGCGAAGACAGACAGGCTTATGCCGCTTGGAATTGTGGGGGATGTAGGCCAGTCGTGGTGGTCACTTCTTAAAGAAAAAGTGCACAATTCAGGAGCGCTTTTGATGATGTAAATATGAAGAATATGACTTCAAATGTAACTTGAAATAGTTCAAAGGTAACTTGtcatagttatttttttatgttgaaatttgGAGTCTATTCTGATTACAAATGGCCAAGCGAAGGTCTGCAGAATTTAATGTGGATCACTTCACTATGCAAACACTCTGGACTGATGAAGATGTATGCTTGTAAATGACCGCATGACTCCTGGGCTAATACTCATCTGACCACTTGGGGGCACTCGAGGAACACCAGAGCTTAGCGGATTGTTGAAAAACTAAAGAGgttgattttaagaaaaaagtgTCAAATTGGTCCTGAAGTGGTTTAACACCTTGATCCCAATTTATGTGAAGCATGTCATACATACTTCAAAGATATCtcaagaaatatatatatatatatatatatatactgtatgtatatatatacatatatataatatatataatatataaatatataataaaggaaactcaatgagtttcctttattttcatgactattgacattgtagattcacactgaaggcatcaaaactatgaataacacatgtggaaatatgcactaaacaaaaaagtgtaaaacaactaaaaataccccttatattctagtttcttcaaagtagcaaccttttgctgtgattactgctttgctcacactctgcattttcttgatgagcttcaagaggtagtcacctgaaatggttttcacttcataggtgttgccctgtcaggttaataagtgggattttttgccttataaatagtcatgaaaataaagaaaacccattgaattagaaggtgtgtccaaacctttggtctgtactgtatatatgtatatatatttaaaaaaaaatcccttctcacccaccgcgggtggttcttatcctctgagctcgggtcctctaccagaggcctgggagcttgagggttctgcgcagtatcttggctctgccaaggactgcacatttctggactgagatgtctgatgttgttcctgggatctgttgtagccattggtccagtttggaggtgactgccccgagggccctgatgaccactgtggtcttcaccttccaggccctctccagttcctccctgaggccctggtatttctctagtttctcgtgctcctttttcctgatgttgcagtcgcttggtattgctacatacggtggccgacaggtgcaaatgcgcagcaaaagagaaaacatgcaaacaaacaaaaaacacgcgcacaaattaaatgcggcaagcaaaaagcgaatgaaatgcagcaaacaaaaagagagacgcaaacaaaaaagaagacacccccgaatgaaatgcagcaaacaaaaagagagacgcaaacaaaaaagaagacacccccgaatgaaatgcagcaaacaaaaagagagacgcaaacaaaaaagaaaacacccccgaatgaaatgcagcaaacaaaaagtgttgaaaacggaagtgctccagaccactagggggagtcaaagaaaatagtattcatttctatgggaccagatgcaagattcagagaaagaaatttgaaagaaagtaaaggtacgtattactatatttcttttcagatacgccgtcttttataatattatagaataacagaataatttatgggtagcgtgatagactttgtgtcagtcataccgttctgggctcggtctcgactctttgactccccctagtggtctggagcacttccgttttcaacactttttgtttgctgcatttcattcgggggtgtcttcttttttgtttgcgtctctctttttgtttgctgcatttcattcgggggtgtcttcttttttgtttgcgtctctctttttgtttgctgcatttcattcgggggtgtcttcttttttgtttgcgtctctctttttgtttgctgcatttcattcgctttttgcttgccgcatttaatttgtgcgcgtgttttttgtttgtttgcatgttttctcttttgctgcgcatttgcacctgtcggccaccgtagctacatctaccacaacggctttcctctgttgtttatccactacgatatatatatatatatatatatatatatataatttatttatttagaggttccagaaataaaaactcaaagcaATGTATGTTAATTCTGTAGCTGATTTCATTAGCCTATCTTAACTATTGAAAATAAGTGATAAACAGCGCCACCGTCTGATCAAATGGCAGTATGAAAGGTATTCTGTGAGTCATGCAAAATACAGACATGTTGACTGAAAATTAATTATAACcaaggaaagaaattaattgttaaatattaaatattaataaagatgAGAACGTGAAGTACAGTGGTGGACAGCAATGCACTATATTTACTTGAATACTGTATTTAAGTAccttttgaaatttaatttttgaaaaaaatctgaaaagtgggaaaagacaaaaaaacatgctattttAACTGATCAAGATGCACTTCCACATTTATATATGTCGTTTTAACACCATGCCCTGCAGTTATCGACATTTGCTTATAGTAGGAAAACATCTTGATAGTTAAGATGGTAAAATATAATGCtgtgaaatattgaaaacaagcctttttttttttttacatctgtatTTGTATGTTCACTATGAGAGGTTCCATCGTTTGGTTATTCCTGTCTGTATACACAGAGTATGTTCATTTCAATTTATTGTCCTAAAATATTATTAGAATAACATTTAAGAACTTTGTTCAGGGAGTTTAGCAAAACTACACTATAGAATAAGTAAACCCCAGTGCTTTCTGattttagttaattaaaataaagtttgtaatTAGTTACAGTCATTAGTTTTCCAATCTGTGCAAAGTTGAAATGTCTTTCatcctgtttgttttgctttttattgtggTCAAAACAatgctatttattattttcatttatttatgtgtcaATTGTGGAATGCTTTCTTAATATGTACCCTAATTTTCACTGTATAGTACAATGtcactgcaaaaaatacaatgataaaaaacaagcacaactacaaaaatactttcaatgGGAATTTAACTGCCTTTTCCTGAAATAACATTACAATATAATCATGATAGATGTCCTTTAGAATTGCAGAATGTGCGAAATCTGTGAAATATCTACGGTCAATTTGAAGAGCGATTTTCATTAGGTTTTAGAAACTCAAATTCTCACTGAAAATTCGATTTTCTattgttgcatatttttaatgcaatcaTCAATAGTATCCAGAATAAAGGTGTGTTTAATCCTGTAGTAACAAACTAGAAATTAGACTgagatttattaaaatgttaaagagcGTTGCTTAGGTGGAAAATAACACATTATTCTGGTTTAGATAATACGTTGAACCCATTGCTCAACAAAAGGCTGCCTCACAATCCACAAAAAGTGGCCAACAACACTAATGACCTCAGTCTAATTGCCCCTTATTTAAGAGCTTTTTATAAACAGGGTTATGAACACATCAGAGTGGTAAATGAGCCAAAATTATAAAcatctttcctcttttctccgTTCTGTAGCATTAGTTAGCATGAACATAACTGTAGCAGTGTTTTAAGTGCAATGAGAACTGATTCCTGAACATTTCAGTGCCTTCTGTATTCCAGGTTTCTATTATGATATATGTATTAGCTTTATAAGCAATTAGAAACACTTGTCTAATCTTAGTCCATATGAAAAAGTCTGTGGTCTCTTTTCAGTAATTTAGGGCTGGtgtgattttatatttcttagaAAAGTagttaatttgaaaaaagagCATTCCTCCACAGTAAGGAATGCTAAGATGGAAAGCACAGAGTTTAGTTCTGCCGCCACACTTTTTATCTtagtgttttattgaaaaaaaaatgctaaaaatgtgtAATGTTCCATGTCTTTTAGGCATTGAGACATGGTGAAGATGAGTTTCAGAATGGGCAACAAATCAGATTTAGGTGTCAATGActattgcatgttttttggtgcCAGATAACTTGATCTGAGTGTTTTATAAACTGCTGATCTGCTTTTACTCTCATATCTAACCAACTCTTGGGTTTGTAAACAAGGgtgtgaaagagagaaaacatctGGTGAGTCAGCTGCAAAAGCTCCTTGTTggtgtcaaaggtcagaggagATGATCAAAAGGCTACATACAGTAGCTCAAAATCATTTGTCAAAGCCATCTCTGAAGGGGTTATAGCTTAAACTTTGAAGATGGGCTTTAGCAGCAGAAGATCTCACCAGATAACTTTCATGTAAGAAAGGAAGCAGAGGCTACATGTCTAACAGGCTCACCAGAATTTGAAAATCATTGATTGGAAAAATATCTGTGAAGAGGGTATTTTCCTGATATACTTTGGGCCCCAAAGCATcaatggaaaattatttaaatgctgTGACATATCTGAGTATTGGTTATAAACAAGCCAATCCCTTCTTCAACAGTGTCCATATGGTTACTTACCAGGATgactttccacttcacaaagcttaaaatcattttaaaactttgtgtatgcttaagttgtttgtttttttttacagtagtcCAATGGACTCCGCAGTACCCAGATGTCAATCCTTGTGATATGTGATTTGCACTGACTGTGTAATGCTATCATTAAATATAACAATGGTACCATATACTTAATGTTCAAACCCCACTTTTGTAAATTAACCTCAAACCATAATCCTGGTCAGAAATACAAAGCaaggtaaagaaaaatattctgtaaaacCTCTACATTTAATTTCTGAGGCAATTCTATGCTAAATGTTCTTTTCTACTGTGTTTTTGacattgtttgtatttataatacaaatataaataataggAGAACTAGTAAATGAGAGaatgaaaaaacacattagCTGAGGTACAGATCAAATGAAGCTGGAAGTCCAGAGAAAAGATCGATGTGTTTGTGATGATGtgctaataaaacaaacatttgctaAAGATAAATTTTGGGGTGTAAAGACCACATAAAAGTTATTGTGACCCGTAACATAATGTCATACTGTTATCTAACTCACTGACCTGATCTGATAAGACAGAATTGTCCTCCTTTGTATGAATACTGGAAATTATTATTTCCCCAAGGGGTGGAGTCTGTAAAGCATTATGTCTGGGAAGacataaatgaaacaacagaCAGAAAGTGGAGACTTGGGGACTAACCAGACCAGACAGCTGTGAGGTCATGGCAAGTCACTGGAGTGTCACTTGTTTGGCTGCACTAGCTCTGCTAGGCTGCTTGGCTAGCAAGGAAGCAGAGGCACAGAAGAACCCTCACATGCCTCAGTATCCCCAGAAACCTCAGATGCCTCATTACCCTCAGCAACCTCAAAACCCTCAGCAACCTCAAAACCCTCAGCAACCTCAAAACCCTCACCCTCAACCTCAGAACCCTTACCCTCAACCTCAGAACCCTCAGCAACCTCAGGACCCTCAACCTCAGAACCCTCAGCAACCTCAGAACCCTCAACCTCAACCTCAGAACCCTCAGCAACCTCAGAACGCTTACCCTCAATCTCAGAACCCCCAGCAACCTCAGAACCCCCACCCTCAATCTCAGAACCCTCAGCAACCTCAGAACCCTTACCCTCAACCTCAGAACCCCCAGCAACCTCAGAACCCCCACCCTCAACCTCAGAACGCTCAACAACCTCACTACCCTTACCCTCAGCAACCGCAGAACCTTTACCCTCAGCAACCTCAGAACCCTTACCTTCAACCTCAGTCGCAACGTCGAATTCTGAACCCCCAGCAATTGCCATATGATGCTTCAAAGCCTCAGTATCCTCCATATCCTATGCCCCAAATGCCTGCTAGACCTCAGTATCCTCAGCCACAGATGCCTGCTAGACCTCAGTATCCTCAGCCACAGATGCCTGCTAGACCTCAGTATCCTCAGCCACAGATGCCTGCTGGACCTCAGTATCCTCAGCCACAGATGCCTGCTGGACCTCAGTATCCTCAGCCACAGATGCCTGCTAGACCTCAGTATCCTCAGCCACAGATGCCTGCTGGACCTCAGTATCCTCAGCCACAGATGCCTGCTGGACCTCAGTATCCTCAGCCACAGATGCCTGCTGGACCTCAGTATCCTCAGCCACAGATGCCTGTTAAACCTCAGTATCCTCAGCCACAGATGCCTGTTAAACCTCAGTATCCTCAGCCACTGAAGCCTCAAACAGCCACCATTCCTCCCTTGAGACCACAAGACCTTTTGATTCCCAGCCCTAAAAGGTGTGATGTGCCAACAGCTTCAAGAGTACCATGTGGAGCTCCAGACATTACTGCCACTGAATGTGAGGCCAGAGATTGCTGCTTTCAAGGCCAGTCTTGCTACTTTGGAAAAGGAGGTGAGTGTTGAACCGGCTACTCTTGtaagacaaaaactgaaatacatTAGCCTGTAAAACATCtcattcaaaacaaaagtgacTAATCGGAAGTTCTTACAAGTGGAATTTGGTGTGCATAGTTTAACTTATCatattgtgtctttttttttccattagtgACAGTCCAGTGTACCAAGGATGGCcaatttattgttgttgtagCCAAAGACGTCACCCTGCCCCACATTGACCTTGAAACAATCTCACTGTGGGGAGGAGGTCCAGGCTGTACACACGTTGACTCTAATTCCATTTTTGCTATCTATTTCTTTCCTGTTACTGCCTGTGGCACTGTTGTCATggtaaaatcaaaatttaaaaattgctttaatttagGCAATAATCTGgttatttttcaataattacccattttgccattttaacacattgtAGGAGGAGCCTGGCGTTATAATATATGAGAACAGTATGACATCTTCCTATGAAGTGGGTATTGGGCCTCTTGGAGCCATTACCAGGGACAGCAGCTATGAGTAGGTGAACATTAGAAAAGTATcatattttaagaataaatataTAAGCCAGTTCAACACCCATTCTCTTTTCCAGATTACTCTTCCAGTGTAGGTACATTGGCACCTCAGTTGAAACTCTGGTGGTCGAAGTTCTGCTGTTGGATAATCCTCCTCTGCCAGTTGCTGTTGGTCTTGGACCCATCAGAGTGGGTCTGAAGTTGGGCAATGGCCAGTGCATTACAAAGGGTTGCAACGATGGTCAGTATATGTTGCCCGCAAAGTGATGCCGACCATTTTGCAAACTTGGCTGTCGTAATGACTTGTGCGTTTGGTCTCCCAGTGGATGCGGCCTACACCTCTTACTATCAGGACTCAGACTATCCTGTTGGCAAAGTACTGAGGGATCCAGTGTATGTGGAAGTTCAGCTGCTTAACAAGACAGATCCCACACTGGTTCTGACTCTTGGACGCTGTTGGGCAACTACAGGCCCCAACCCTCATAGCCTGCCCCAGTGGGACATTCTGATTAATGGGTaactaaaacacttttttccgcTATATTAGTAATGATAACAAGCTGGTTCTTTACATTTATGTCAATTATGTTTATTAGAAAGATTTTCTTAATGCTATTTGAATCTGAGTGAGATGgatgttaaattttattataaatagttATTAAAATTGAGGTAAAATTGCCAATGATACTATAATAGACAAGTTTATCTGCAAAATAGAACTACAAATTAACTTTTATGGATACAATACATTGAAATCTCACAAAAGTAAGTACTGTGCAGAACTCTGCAAGATAATAAGGGAACTTGCTGTTGTGTAGTGAACAAATGAACTTATAATGATGCAAGTGACATTTCTACAGTTCAGCACGAAGCTATTCATAGCCCTTGCAGTTTTAGGTTTgaagcaatattttaattttgtcaacATATCTGACTGGAAGTATTTTTAGTAAATTGAAGTCCCAGTCTGAGTCTTCACTTGAATCTGTTAGAGAACTTGTGGAGGGAGCTAAAAATCAGGGTAATGGCATGGAGGATTTTCAACCTTCATGACTTGTAGCTCATCACCGAAGATAAGTCATCAAAAATATCGGTGTAAGAAAAGGCTCAGCAATTATGGGAAGGGCTTGATAGAtgccttttttaattaaatgttttgaaagcaGATAATCCTCCTACAttcttttagtatttttgttagATACCAATCTCATTTCTAAGCAGAGAGAAACTTAATAATTTTGGACTTATTTGTAGAAAACACCCCTTATTGCTTACTGAGTTTTAATAGAGAAACACAATGTTTTTGATAAGAtgttattggggcctgccatagcaatgcataggtaGGGCAGTGACTGACTTGCCATAGATGTATGGAAAGCAATACAGTTCTACCGTGgatagaatgtctctttattattattggggcctgccatagcaatgcatagggagaGCAGTGACTGATTTGCATTAGcacaaacttttttattttcactgttcCCCACTAGTGCACAAACTTGCAGAGCAAGGCagtgcattagcattagcctttttcCTAAAACAAGCATTTTAGCTACTTCTTATACATTAGctatgtttagtatactgaatggagaAAGTCTatgtaagacaacatgctaCTGACAGTGTTTAGGCTAACATTAGTATTTTGGCTCGTTTTAGCTTAAACACAAGTTTTAACATAGTGAATGGCgcaagtccatgttagtcagcatgcttgtgactctccacatgcCCTTGAGTACATTGTAGCTTACTTTTatcattgatgctaatttttagcatcagaacgctgggttccAACCGACGAGCACACTTTTCTCAGGCCCTGTTTAAAtctcttcagaaattttctagttataattatttatttttcttctgttaatgCAGCTCTACTGCTGTGTGCCCCTTCTCTCCCCtaccgccccccccccccccccaccaccaccaccaccaccacaaaGATGGTATCAAAACGTGTGGCTCGATCCCAGCAttggagctattatttttattgggaaTCGGAGTTATGATggtacggagccctctaggggacattgggaattttttttcttttgtgttacctcgcaaaacttttactttcccctcgcaatacttttgcgttacctcgcaatacgtTTTGCTTTCCCTAGCAATATGCttgcaatatttgctggtctattttgtatacagtcacgaatgtcaatttaacatttcaaatatatacatatttaaagaGCCTAAATGTGCGGCAAATGGTGTTagagggccgcactgggttaactaggggaatctcatctgtccgacGCTTGTCGAACAGATGACAATCAACTCCAGGccacttctttgttctgtcacaatgttcgatttattccattttgattatCATGCATCAAACTTTACAAGTACTGCGACAAACTGACCAGGCCAAACAATGCACCACTGCCGCttcctcatacacacaaagccaggaTGCCAGTAACCTTCCCATTCATACTACTGTAGGTTACAGTCACGCCTACATCGACGCACCCACCACCCAAAAGTCAAAacctcctgtcatatcaataatgatttatttcatcCATATGACTCTTACAGAACCTGAGTGAAAgcgtgtttattattattaactctttggtgcaaaaaacgGATTGCAACTTGATttaactgcatgtttatgtctgtttgtgtaaggttgagatggagctgcacatgaaaacggccTTTTAAACCACTCAGAATACCAGCACAatagagacacaatcaaaactgtcagatgactcaTTACCCAATGAtgataactcagaaatagtccaaatagtttggatgtatgtttatttctttcctacttacagaaagtttctgtttctagGTTTGTGGTCCATTTCCatactaaagaaaaagatataaaatttcagatatttcacaaggagatattaacattcatggaaaaaccttacataaccttgtattaaagcagaaagtaagGCAGCCCcataagaaaggcttacagtattaaATTATGCAGAgtgaactgatcagtacattattCCGAGAAAACGTGAAACCTTTTGCACAGGAACGCAAATGTTTTGCGAgggaaagcaaaagaaaaaaatttcccCAAAATTTGGCAATTTTccaattatttagaaaaaaaattccaaaaaatTTGGAGCCCTCCAAGGAGCCCCTTAGAGAGCTCCGTACAATGGCGGCGTAAAAAGCAAAAGACGAGCAAAATTTCCAACTGCAGCTGTACACAGAGTGTAACTGAAACCAACTGCCGCTCCATTAGAGTGAGAAATGGAGTGGATTTTTGACCACCTaaacaattttgaaatcgccCTCACGCCTACAAAAATTGTGCGATTGGTATGAAAGTCGGTCAGGACATCGCACCGAATGCCTGTTTccgtaaaatgttttcaaaatttctccAGGGTTGacggttttctgtcaaggtgccTCAGATCAAAGTAGTGTGACAGGGTAACCTCAGGCTCCCAGACAgtcattttcattcttttctcaaaaatttcagaGCTCAGCGCACACCACCTCTCTCTCATCACTATTACTgtgagagagcaagagagaTATTAGTTGCGGTACTATCGGGAGACAAgaaatagccctctcatacgcttcaaacggttttcgaATACATCTCACAGTTTCTgaacgggaaggagttgttCGGACTccttttttcagaaaaacagaatgggtgtctcacaaagatagaaCTCTTTCTCCACCTAGCCTATATACCACGGACTTCAGTTTTAGcacttccacattttttttgccacataGACCACTTGGGGCGCAGGCCACAGTATGTTAACA contains:
- the LOC114154429 gene encoding sporozoite surface protein 2-like isoform X2 → MASHWSVTCLAALALLGCLASKEAEAQKNPHMPQYPQKPQMPHYPQQPQNPQQPQNPQQPQNPHPQPQNPYPQPQNPQQPQDPQPQNPQQPQNPQPQPQNPQQPQNAYPQSQNPQQPQNPHPQSQNPQQPQNPYPQPQNPQQPQNPHPQPQNAQQPHYPYPQQPQNLYPQQPQNPYLQPQSQRRILNPQQLPYDASKPQYPPYPMPQMPARPQYPQPQMPARPQYPQPQMPARPQYPQPQMPAGPQYPQPQMPAGPQYPQPQMPARPQYPQPQMPAGPQYPQPQMPAGPQYPQPQMPAGPQYPQPQMPVKPQYPQPQMPVKPQYPQPLKPQTATIPPLRPQDLLIPSPKRCDVPTASRVPCGAPDITATECEARDCCFQGQSCYFGKGVTVQCTKDGQFIVVVAKDVTLPHIDLETISLWGGGPGCTHVDSNSIFAIYFFPVTACGTVVMEEPGVIIYENSMTSSYEVGIGPLGAITRDSSYELLFQCRYIGTSVETLVVEVLLLDNPPLPVAVGLGPIRVGLKLGNGQCITKGCNDVDAAYTSYYQDSDYPVGKVLRDPVYVEVQLLNKTDPTLVLTLGRCWATTGPNPHSLPQWDILINGWSWTGVLFGGFLKGGIG
- the LOC114154429 gene encoding zona pellucida sperm-binding protein 4-like isoform X1 gives rise to the protein MASHWSVTCLAALALLGCLASKEAEAQKNPHMPQYPQKPQMPHYPQQPQNPQQPQNPQQPQNPHPQPQNPYPQPQNPQQPQDPQPQNPQQPQNPQPQPQNPQQPQNAYPQSQNPQQPQNPHPQSQNPQQPQNPYPQPQNPQQPQNPHPQPQNAQQPHYPYPQQPQNLYPQQPQNPYLQPQSQRRILNPQQLPYDASKPQYPPYPMPQMPARPQYPQPQMPARPQYPQPQMPARPQYPQPQMPAGPQYPQPQMPAGPQYPQPQMPARPQYPQPQMPAGPQYPQPQMPAGPQYPQPQMPAGPQYPQPQMPVKPQYPQPQMPVKPQYPQPLKPQTATIPPLRPQDLLIPSPKRCDVPTASRVPCGAPDITATECEARDCCFQGQSCYFGKGVTVQCTKDGQFIVVVAKDVTLPHIDLETISLWGGGPGCTHVDSNSIFAIYFFPVTACGTVVMEEPGVIIYENSMTSSYEVGIGPLGAITRDSSYELLFQCRYIGTSVETLVVEVLLLDNPPLPVAVGLGPIRVGLKLGNGQCITKGCNDVDAAYTSYYQDSDYPVGKVLRDPVYVEVQLLNKTDPTLVLTLGRCWATTGPNPHSLPQWDILINGCPYADDRYLSTLVPVGPSSGLEFPTHYRRFIFKKFTFVDTNSMEPLREYVYIHCSTAVCVPGHGVSCEPLCHTIGKRDTEAAEERKVEPKVVVSSGQVIMTAPQERAEST